The following are encoded in a window of Thermodesulfobium sp. 4217-1 genomic DNA:
- a CDS encoding epoxyqueuosine reductase QueH, whose product MKVLLHVCCGPCASGVVPWFKAQGIDFLGFYFNPNIHPFSEYEKRRVNLEEVSRLLDFEVAYSVDWGVESWINNFSTDQRCVNCIFLRLEKTAKIAKDLGFDAFSTTLSISPYQSLDVIKDCFENISNKYKIDYIFNNFRSLYQNSIRFSKENNIYRQHYCGCIMSEYEMITRKRSRVNEK is encoded by the coding sequence ATGAAAGTATTATTGCACGTTTGTTGCGGACCCTGTGCCAGCGGTGTAGTTCCCTGGTTCAAGGCACAGGGTATAGATTTTTTGGGATTTTATTTTAACCCAAATATTCATCCATTCTCAGAATACGAGAAAAGAAGGGTAAACCTGGAAGAAGTGTCAAGGCTTTTGGATTTTGAGGTAGCTTATTCTGTTGACTGGGGAGTTGAGAGTTGGATAAATAATTTTTCAACTGATCAAAGATGCGTAAATTGCATATTTTTGAGACTTGAAAAAACAGCTAAAATAGCAAAGGATCTGGGTTTCGATGCATTTTCTACCACTTTATCTATAAGCCCATATCAATCTCTCGATGTTATAAAGGACTGTTTTGAAAATATTTCTAACAAATACAAGATCGATTACATTTTTAATAATTTTAGATCTTTGTACCAAAATTCTATAAGGTTTTCCAAAGAAAATAATATTTATAGGCAGCACTATTGCGGCTGTATTATGAGTGAATATGAAATGATAACAAGAAAAAGATCAAGAGTTAATGAAAAGTGA
- a CDS encoding DUF2905 domain-containing protein gives MSEFSKIFIGIGCLLIFVGLLLMLFDKLPFFGKLPGDFEYRGSNIRVYFPFLSMLLVSLILTILLNLFFYFFRK, from the coding sequence GTGAGCGAATTTTCTAAAATATTCATCGGAATAGGATGTTTGTTAATCTTTGTCGGACTCCTCTTAATGTTGTTTGACAAATTGCCATTTTTTGGCAAGCTTCCTGGTGATTTTGAATATAGAGGATCAAATATTAGGGTTTATTTTCCATTTTTGTCTATGCTGCTTGTAAGCTTAATTTTGACAATACTGTTAAACCTATTTTTTTATTTTTTTAGAAAGTGA
- a CDS encoding aspartate-semialdehyde dehydrogenase yields MSLKVAVVGATGVVGSKMLSVLEERNFPASEVKALASIKSVGKKILYKGKEIVVELARPEAFDDINIALFSAGGDLSKELAPEAAKRGCVVIDNSSAWRMDPDVPLVVPEVNEDDVFNNKGIIANPNCSTAQLVLVLWPLHQRYGLKRVVVSTYQAVSGAGKKGIDDLNNQVDAIANGKEIVCEKFPYQIAFNCIPHIDVFKENGYTKEEIKVVDESRKIMHIDDLAITCTAVRVPVLNSHSESVNIEFENDFDIKEVKELLSKSPGVLLYDDPEKNIYPMPILTANKNETFVGRIRRDFSVKFGLNLWVVSDNLRKGAALNAVQIAESLINKK; encoded by the coding sequence CTGGAGGAGAGGAATTTTCCAGCTTCTGAAGTTAAAGCTCTTGCTTCTATTAAATCTGTTGGTAAGAAGATTTTATATAAAGGTAAAGAGATCGTGGTAGAACTTGCAAGGCCTGAGGCTTTTGATGATATAAATATTGCTCTCTTTTCTGCTGGAGGCGATCTTTCTAAGGAACTGGCTCCCGAGGCAGCCAAAAGAGGATGTGTGGTTATTGACAATAGTAGCGCATGGCGTATGGATCCTGATGTCCCCTTAGTGGTTCCTGAGGTGAACGAGGATGATGTATTTAATAACAAAGGTATTATTGCCAACCCAAATTGCTCTACTGCCCAGCTTGTTCTTGTTCTGTGGCCATTGCATCAGAGATATGGTTTAAAAAGAGTTGTGGTTTCCACATATCAAGCTGTTTCTGGCGCTGGGAAAAAGGGTATAGATGATTTGAACAATCAGGTTGATGCTATTGCTAACGGGAAAGAAATAGTTTGTGAGAAATTCCCCTATCAAATTGCTTTTAACTGTATTCCTCACATAGATGTTTTTAAAGAAAACGGTTATACAAAAGAAGAGATTAAAGTAGTCGATGAGAGCAGAAAGATAATGCATATTGACGATCTTGCAATTACTTGTACCGCAGTTAGAGTGCCAGTATTAAATTCTCACAGCGAAAGCGTAAATATCGAATTTGAAAATGACTTCGACATAAAAGAAGTTAAAGAGCTTTTATCAAAATCACCTGGGGTATTGCTGTATGACGATCCTGAAAAAAATATCTATCCTATGCCTATACTAACTGCCAATAAGAATGAAACCTTTGTTGGCAGAATTAGAAGGGACTTTTCTGTTAAGTTTGGCCTAAATCTTTGGGTTGTTTCGGACAATCTAAGAAAAGGAGCAGCATTGAATGCTGTTCAGATTGCTGAGTCTTTAATAAATAAAAAATAA
- the dapA gene encoding 4-hydroxy-tetrahydrodipicolinate synthase: protein MQVNFGRVLTAMVTPFNDEGKVDYDEAVKLANFLLENGSDGVVLAGTTGESPTLTHQEEFELFKSVYDSLKDKGTIIAGTGSNSTDTAINSTKIAENVGVHGVLLVAPYYNKPPQEGLYQHFKAVAKSTSLPCILYNIPGRTSINVNPETVIRLSEVKNIVALKDATGSTEQVSQILSSVKENFLVYSGDDSMTLPILAVGGYGIISVASHVIGPEIREMVMDFVNGNTVKAKEMHLKLFPVFKAMFTSTNPIPVKAATNLIGFKAGNPRLPLVPLGKQELDKLKELLVKFNKIPS, encoded by the coding sequence ATGCAAGTCAATTTTGGTAGAGTTTTAACCGCAATGGTTACGCCTTTCAACGATGAAGGAAAGGTTGATTATGATGAAGCGGTTAAACTTGCGAATTTTCTTCTTGAAAATGGTTCTGATGGTGTAGTCCTTGCGGGCACTACTGGTGAATCTCCTACACTAACTCACCAGGAAGAATTTGAACTCTTTAAATCGGTTTACGATTCATTAAAAGACAAAGGCACTATAATTGCTGGAACTGGCTCAAACTCAACTGATACTGCTATAAACTCTACAAAGATTGCTGAAAATGTCGGAGTACATGGGGTATTGCTTGTAGCTCCATACTACAACAAACCACCTCAGGAAGGCTTGTATCAACACTTCAAGGCAGTTGCCAAATCAACATCCTTGCCGTGCATTTTATACAATATTCCTGGCAGAACAAGTATAAATGTGAATCCAGAAACTGTTATAAGACTTTCTGAGGTAAAAAATATTGTTGCTTTGAAGGACGCAACAGGCTCAACAGAACAGGTATCTCAAATACTATCATCGGTAAAAGAAAATTTCCTGGTTTATAGTGGAGATGACTCTATGACTCTTCCTATATTAGCTGTTGGTGGTTATGGAATAATAAGCGTAGCAAGCCACGTTATTGGACCTGAAATTAGAGAGATGGTTATGGATTTTGTAAACGGAAATACAGTAAAAGCAAAAGAGATGCATCTGAAGTTATTCCCTGTTTTTAAAGCGATGTTTACAAGTACAAACCCGATTCCTGTTAAAGCTGCTACCAATCTTATCGGCTTTAAAGCTGGTAATCCGAGATTGCCGCTCGTTCCTCTTGGTAAGCAAGAGTTAGATAAGCTAAAGGAACTCCTGGTTAAGTTTAATAAAATTCCTTCGTAA